One window of Candidatus Mycobacterium wuenschmannii genomic DNA carries:
- a CDS encoding acetyl-CoA C-acetyltransferase yields MPSQSTSADSTSASSQATAAKRRVAVLGGNRIPFARSDRAYAQASNQDMFTAALGGLVDRFNLSGERLGAVIGGAVLKHSRDFNLVRESVLGSALSSYTPAFDLQQACGTGLQAAIAAADGIASGRYEVAAAGGVDTTSDAPIALGNNLRHTLLGLRRAKSNVDRLKLVGKLPASLGVEIPVNSEPRTGMSMGEHAAVTAKQMGVKRVDQDALAAASHQKMAAAYDRGFFDDLITPFLGLYRDDNLRPDSSAEKLAKLKPVFGVKAGDATMTAGNSTPLTDGASVALLSTDEWATEHGHQPLAYLVDAETAAVDYVNGADGLLMAPTYAVPRLLARNGLTLQDFDFYEIHEAFASVVLATLAAWESEEYCKERLGLDAALGSIDRSKLNVNGSSLAAGHPFAATGGRILAQLAKQLHEAKAANGGKPVRGLISICAAGGQGVAAILEA; encoded by the coding sequence GTGCCCTCTCAAAGCACCTCAGCCGACAGCACCTCGGCAAGTTCCCAGGCGACTGCCGCCAAGCGACGGGTCGCGGTCCTGGGTGGCAACCGGATCCCGTTCGCGCGGTCGGACCGGGCCTACGCCCAGGCGTCCAACCAGGACATGTTCACCGCGGCCCTCGGCGGTCTGGTCGACCGGTTCAACCTGTCCGGCGAGCGCCTCGGCGCGGTCATCGGCGGCGCCGTGCTCAAGCACAGCCGCGACTTCAACCTGGTACGTGAGTCAGTCCTCGGCTCCGCGCTGTCGTCCTATACGCCGGCGTTCGATCTGCAGCAGGCCTGTGGGACCGGTCTGCAGGCGGCGATCGCGGCCGCCGACGGCATCGCCTCCGGGCGGTATGAAGTGGCGGCGGCAGGAGGCGTCGATACCACCTCCGACGCCCCGATCGCCCTGGGCAACAACCTGCGGCACACCCTGCTCGGGTTGCGGCGCGCCAAGTCGAACGTCGACCGGTTGAAGCTCGTCGGCAAGCTGCCCGCCAGCCTCGGCGTGGAGATTCCGGTGAACAGCGAGCCGCGCACCGGCATGTCGATGGGTGAGCATGCCGCCGTCACCGCAAAGCAGATGGGCGTCAAGCGGGTGGACCAGGACGCGCTGGCTGCGGCGAGCCACCAGAAAATGGCGGCGGCGTACGACCGGGGCTTCTTCGACGACCTGATCACCCCGTTCCTGGGCCTGTACCGCGACGACAACCTGCGACCGGACTCGTCGGCGGAGAAGCTGGCCAAGCTCAAGCCGGTGTTCGGGGTGAAGGCCGGCGACGCGACCATGACCGCGGGCAATTCGACGCCATTGACCGACGGCGCCTCGGTGGCGTTGCTGTCCACGGACGAGTGGGCCACCGAGCACGGGCACCAGCCGCTGGCCTACCTCGTCGACGCCGAGACCGCGGCGGTGGACTACGTCAACGGCGCCGACGGCCTGCTGATGGCCCCGACGTATGCGGTGCCGCGGCTGCTCGCCCGCAACGGGCTCACCCTGCAGGACTTCGACTTCTACGAGATCCACGAGGCCTTCGCGTCCGTCGTGCTGGCGACGCTGGCGGCGTGGGAGTCCGAGGAGTACTGCAAGGAGCGCCTCGGCCTCGATGCCGCCCTCGGGTCCATCGACCGGTCCAAGCTGAACGTGAACGGCTCGTCGCTGGCGGCCGGGCACCCGTTCGCGGCCACCGGCGGCCGGATTCTGGCGCAGCTGGCCAAGCAACTGCACGAGGCGAAGGCCGCCAACGGCGGTAAGCCGGTACGTGGGTTGATCTCGATCTGCGCGGCCGGCGGGCAAGGCGTCGCCGCCATTCTCGAGGCCTGA
- a CDS encoding acyl-CoA dehydrogenase, with amino-acid sequence MSHYKSNVRDQAFNLFEVLGVDKVFGEGDYSDLDADTAREMLTEMSRLAEGPVADSFVEGDRNPPVFDPETHTVTLPDSFKASVAAVIEGGWDKVGLDEELGGMPMPKAMLWALHEHLLGANPAVWMYAGGAGFAQIFYNLATEEQKKWAVIAAERGWGSTMVLTEPDAGSDVGAGRTKAIQQDDGSWHIDGVKRFITSGDSDDMFENIFHLVLARPEGAGPGTKGLSLFFVPKFHFDFETGELGERNGVFVTNVEHKMGLKVSATCELTFGQHDVPAKGWLVGEVHNGIAQMFEVIENARMLVGTKAIATLSTGYLNALAYAKERVQGADLTQMTDKTAPRVTITHHPDVRRSLMTQKAYAEGLRALYLYTATYQDAAVAKALHGVDADLAVKVNDLMLPIVKGVGSEQAYAKLTESLQTFGGSGFLQDYPIEQYIRDAKIDSLYEGTTAIQAQDFFFRKIVRDKGVALAHVSGQIEEFIKNESGNGRLKAERALLSTALADVQAMAATLTGYLMAAQDDISSIYKVGLGSVRFLMSVGDLVLGWLLQRQAAVALEALDAGCSDSDRSYYEGKIAVASFFAKNFLPLLTSTRTVLDTLDNEVMELDEAAF; translated from the coding sequence GTGAGCCACTATAAGAGCAACGTCCGCGATCAGGCGTTCAACCTGTTCGAGGTTCTTGGCGTTGACAAGGTGTTCGGCGAAGGCGACTACAGCGACCTGGACGCCGACACCGCCCGCGAAATGCTGACGGAGATGAGCCGACTGGCCGAAGGGCCTGTCGCCGACTCCTTCGTCGAGGGGGACCGCAACCCGCCGGTCTTCGACCCCGAGACGCACACCGTGACGCTGCCCGACAGCTTCAAGGCATCGGTGGCCGCCGTCATCGAAGGTGGTTGGGACAAGGTCGGCCTGGACGAGGAGCTCGGCGGCATGCCGATGCCCAAGGCCATGCTGTGGGCGCTGCACGAGCACCTGCTCGGCGCCAACCCCGCCGTCTGGATGTACGCCGGCGGTGCGGGATTCGCGCAGATCTTCTACAACCTGGCCACCGAAGAGCAGAAGAAGTGGGCCGTCATCGCCGCCGAGCGCGGCTGGGGCTCCACCATGGTGCTCACCGAGCCGGACGCCGGTTCGGACGTCGGCGCCGGCCGCACCAAGGCCATCCAGCAGGACGACGGCTCGTGGCACATCGACGGGGTGAAGCGCTTCATCACCTCGGGTGACTCCGACGACATGTTCGAGAACATCTTCCACCTGGTGCTGGCCCGCCCCGAGGGCGCCGGCCCCGGCACCAAGGGCCTGTCGCTGTTCTTCGTGCCGAAGTTCCACTTCGACTTCGAGACCGGCGAGCTGGGCGAGCGCAACGGCGTCTTCGTCACCAACGTCGAGCACAAGATGGGCCTCAAGGTCTCCGCGACCTGTGAGCTCACCTTCGGCCAGCACGACGTACCGGCCAAGGGCTGGCTCGTCGGCGAGGTGCACAACGGTATTGCGCAGATGTTCGAGGTCATCGAGAACGCGCGCATGCTGGTCGGCACCAAGGCCATCGCGACGCTGTCGACCGGTTACCTGAACGCGCTGGCGTACGCCAAGGAGCGCGTGCAGGGTGCCGACCTCACCCAGATGACCGACAAGACCGCTCCGCGGGTGACCATCACCCACCACCCGGACGTGCGTCGCAGCCTGATGACCCAGAAGGCCTACGCCGAGGGTCTGCGTGCGCTGTACCTCTACACCGCGACCTACCAGGACGCGGCCGTGGCCAAGGCGCTGCACGGCGTGGACGCCGACCTGGCGGTCAAGGTCAACGACCTGATGCTCCCGATCGTCAAGGGCGTCGGCTCCGAGCAGGCATACGCCAAGCTCACCGAGAGCCTGCAGACCTTCGGTGGGTCCGGCTTCCTGCAGGACTACCCGATCGAGCAGTACATCCGTGACGCCAAGATCGACTCGCTCTACGAGGGCACCACGGCCATCCAGGCGCAGGACTTCTTCTTCCGGAAGATCGTCCGCGACAAGGGTGTTGCGCTGGCCCACGTGTCCGGGCAGATCGAGGAGTTCATCAAGAACGAGTCCGGCAACGGCCGCCTGAAGGCCGAGCGGGCGCTGCTGTCCACCGCGCTGGCCGACGTCCAGGCGATGGCCGCGACGCTGACCGGCTACCTGATGGCCGCTCAGGATGACATCTCGAGCATCTACAAGGTCGGCCTGGGTTCCGTGCGCTTCCTGATGAGCGTCGGCGACCTGGTGCTCGGCTGGCTGCTGCAGCGTCAGGCCGCGGTAGCCCTGGAAGCGCTGGACGCCGGTTGCAGCGACTCCGACCGTTCGTACTACGAGGGCAAGATCGCCGTGGCGTCGTTCTTTGCGAAGAACTTCCTGCCGCTGCTGACCAGCACCCGCACCGTGCTGGACACACTCGACAACGAGGTCATGGAGCTCGACGAGGCCGCGTTCTGA
- a CDS encoding isopenicillin N synthase family dioxygenase, producing the protein MDDVATVSSVTALPEVDLRHPDDQLRTRLREVAHEVGFFYLTGHQVPEALTRRVLAAARRLFALPQADKDAIAMIRSPHFRGYTRLGGELTRGAVDWREQIDIGPERDPVGGPGRPDYLWLQGPNQWPAGLPELPGVIAEWDAALAAVSRDLLRHWAVALGSPADVFAAAFDTAPATLIKVVRYPATASTAQGVGAHRDSGVLTLLLTEPGSQGLQVRGRDGSWIDAPGREGVFVVNIGELLELASGGYLRATEHRVNLRHTADRISVPYFFNPRLDARIPVLSLPAELARRAVPRADPSDPIHSVYGRNAWKSRLRAHPDVAAAHGYVTGSGRVVTPDG; encoded by the coding sequence ATGGACGACGTGGCAACTGTGTCAAGCGTCACCGCGCTACCGGAAGTGGACCTGCGCCACCCCGACGACCAACTGAGGACCCGGCTGCGGGAGGTGGCACACGAGGTCGGATTCTTCTATTTGACCGGCCACCAGGTGCCCGAGGCGCTGACCCGCCGGGTGCTGGCGGCGGCGCGGAGACTGTTCGCGCTGCCACAGGCCGACAAAGACGCCATCGCCATGATCCGCAGCCCGCACTTCCGCGGCTACACCCGGCTCGGCGGTGAATTGACCCGCGGCGCAGTGGATTGGCGCGAACAAATCGACATCGGCCCGGAGCGTGACCCGGTGGGCGGCCCGGGCAGACCCGACTACCTGTGGCTGCAGGGGCCCAATCAGTGGCCCGCCGGCCTGCCCGAGTTGCCGGGTGTCATCGCCGAGTGGGATGCCGCGCTGGCGGCGGTGTCGCGCGACCTGTTGCGGCACTGGGCGGTGGCGCTGGGCAGCCCGGCGGATGTCTTCGCCGCCGCGTTCGACACCGCGCCGGCGACGTTGATCAAAGTCGTGCGCTACCCGGCGACTGCGTCGACCGCGCAGGGCGTCGGCGCGCATCGCGACTCCGGCGTGCTCACGCTGCTGCTGACCGAGCCGGGTAGCCAAGGCCTGCAGGTGCGGGGGCGTGACGGCAGCTGGATCGACGCGCCGGGCCGCGAGGGTGTGTTCGTCGTCAACATCGGCGAGCTGCTGGAGTTGGCCAGCGGCGGCTACCTGCGTGCGACCGAGCACCGGGTGAACCTGCGACACACGGCGGATCGGATCTCGGTGCCGTACTTCTTCAATCCACGACTCGACGCGCGGATCCCGGTGCTGTCGCTGCCGGCCGAGTTGGCACGGCGGGCGGTTCCGCGCGCCGACCCGTCTGACCCGATCCATTCGGTCTACGGCCGTAACGCGTGGAAGAGCAGGCTACGGGCTCATCCGGACGTCGCGGCGGCACACGGCTACGTGACGGGTAGCGGGAGAGTTGTAACGCCCGACGGGTAG
- a CDS encoding flavin reductase family protein produces MNTPDKLTPTSLREAFGHFPSGIIAIAAEVDGVREGLAASTFVPVSLEPPLVSFCVQNTSTTWPKLKDVRALGISVLGESHDGAARALAAKTGDRFADLKTESYSSGAVFIHGTSLWMETAIEQLVPAGDHTIVVLRVNDVRVDPEIAPIVFHRSVFRRLGV; encoded by the coding sequence GTGAACACACCAGACAAGCTGACGCCCACCTCCCTGCGCGAGGCCTTCGGTCATTTCCCATCCGGCATCATCGCGATCGCCGCCGAGGTCGACGGCGTCCGGGAAGGGCTCGCGGCGAGCACGTTCGTCCCGGTTTCCCTGGAGCCGCCGCTGGTGTCGTTCTGCGTGCAGAACACCTCGACGACGTGGCCGAAGCTCAAAGACGTTCGCGCACTGGGGATCAGCGTGCTCGGTGAGTCGCATGACGGCGCCGCCCGCGCGTTGGCCGCCAAGACCGGGGATCGCTTCGCCGACCTCAAGACGGAGTCCTACAGCAGCGGTGCCGTGTTCATCCACGGCACCAGCCTCTGGATGGAGACGGCCATCGAGCAACTGGTGCCGGCCGGCGATCACACCATCGTGGTGTTGCGCGTGAACGACGTGCGGGTCGACCCGGAGATCGCGCCGATCGTGTTCCACCGCAGCGTGTTTCGCCGCCTCGGCGTATAA
- a CDS encoding succinate dehydrogenase/fumarate reductase iron-sulfur subunit — protein sequence MTSYDATLRVWRGDDEGGALEDFTVEVNEGEVVLDIIHRLQQTQTPDLAVRWNCKAGKCGSCSAEVNGKPRLMCMTRMSTFAEDEVVTVTPIRTFPVIRDLVTDVSFNYEKAREIPSFAPPKDLQPGEYRMQQEDVERSQEFRKCIECFLCNNVCHVIRDHEENKENFAGPRFLMRIAELEMHPLDTQDRRDQAQEEHGLGYCNITKCCTEVCPEGIHITDNALIPMKERVADRKYDPVVWLGNKLFRR from the coding sequence ATGACTAGCTACGACGCAACCCTGCGGGTTTGGCGCGGCGACGACGAGGGCGGCGCCCTGGAGGACTTCACCGTCGAGGTCAACGAGGGCGAGGTGGTGCTCGACATCATCCACCGCCTGCAGCAGACCCAGACGCCGGATCTGGCGGTGCGGTGGAACTGTAAGGCCGGCAAGTGTGGCTCGTGCTCGGCCGAGGTCAACGGCAAGCCGCGGCTGATGTGCATGACGCGGATGTCGACGTTCGCCGAGGACGAGGTCGTGACCGTGACGCCGATCCGGACGTTCCCGGTGATCCGCGACCTGGTGACCGACGTGTCCTTCAACTACGAAAAGGCGCGCGAAATCCCGTCTTTCGCGCCGCCGAAGGACCTGCAGCCCGGCGAGTACCGGATGCAGCAGGAGGATGTCGAGCGGTCGCAGGAATTCCGCAAGTGCATCGAATGCTTCCTGTGCAACAACGTCTGCCACGTCATCCGCGACCACGAAGAGAACAAGGAAAACTTCGCGGGCCCACGTTTCCTGATGCGGATCGCCGAGTTGGAGATGCACCCTCTCGACACCCAGGACCGTCGCGACCAGGCGCAGGAAGAGCACGGCCTCGGCTACTGCAACATCACCAAGTGCTGCACCGAGGTCTGCCCCGAAGGCATCCACATCACCGACAACGCGCTGATCCCGATGAAGGAACGCGTCGCCGACCGTAAGTACGACCCGGTCGTGTGGCTGGGGAACAAGCTCTTCCGCCGCTGA
- a CDS encoding fumarate reductase/succinate dehydrogenase flavoprotein subunit: MTEVERHSYDVVVIGAGGAGLRAVIEARERGLKVAVVSKSLFGKAHTVMAEGGCAAAMGNTNPKDNWKTHFGDTMRGGKFLNNWRMAELHAKEAPDRVWELETYGALFDRLKDGKISQRNFGGHTYPRLAHVGDRTGLELIRTMQQKIVSLQQEDHAELGDYEARIRVFAETTITELIKDGDAISGAFGYVRETGKFILFEAPAVVLATGGIGKSFKVTSNSWEYTGDGHALALRAGATLINMEFIQFHPTGMVWPPSVKGILVTEGVRGDGGVLKNSDGKRFMFDYIPGVFKGQYAESEDEADQWLKDNDSARRTPDLLPRDEVARAINSEVKAGRGTPHGGVYLDIASRLTPEQIKKRLPSMYHQFKELAGVDITAEPMEVGPTCHYVMGGVEVDADSGAATVPGLFAAGECSGGMHGSNRLGGNSLSDLLVFGRRAGLGAADYVRALSDRPKVAEDAVETAAKRALAPFDSPKDGKAENPYTLQLELQQSMNELVGIIRKSEEISEALGRLDQLRERFKHLHVDGGREYNPGWNLALDLRNLLLVSECVAKAALERTESRGGHTRDDHPGMDPTWRKVLLVCSASGDDPIVPDVTVTHKDQIPMRSDLLEAFEIAELEKYFTDEELADHPGRRG; encoded by the coding sequence ATGACTGAGGTCGAACGGCACTCCTACGACGTGGTTGTCATCGGTGCCGGTGGCGCGGGTCTGCGCGCGGTCATCGAGGCGCGGGAACGCGGCCTGAAGGTGGCCGTGGTGTCCAAGTCGCTGTTCGGTAAGGCTCACACGGTGATGGCCGAGGGTGGCTGCGCGGCGGCGATGGGCAACACCAACCCCAAGGACAACTGGAAGACCCACTTCGGCGACACCATGCGCGGTGGCAAGTTCCTGAACAACTGGCGGATGGCCGAGCTGCACGCCAAGGAAGCCCCCGACCGGGTGTGGGAGCTGGAGACATACGGCGCGCTGTTCGACCGGCTCAAGGACGGCAAGATCAGCCAGCGCAACTTCGGTGGGCACACCTACCCGCGGCTGGCGCACGTCGGTGACCGCACCGGCCTGGAGCTGATCCGCACCATGCAGCAGAAGATCGTCTCGCTGCAGCAGGAAGACCACGCCGAGCTCGGCGACTACGAAGCCCGGATCCGGGTGTTCGCCGAGACCACGATCACCGAGCTGATTAAGGACGGCGACGCAATCTCCGGCGCCTTCGGCTACGTGCGCGAGACCGGCAAGTTCATCCTCTTCGAGGCGCCGGCGGTCGTGCTGGCCACCGGCGGCATCGGCAAGTCGTTCAAGGTGACCTCGAACTCGTGGGAGTACACCGGCGACGGTCACGCGCTCGCGCTGCGCGCCGGCGCCACCCTGATCAACATGGAATTCATCCAGTTCCACCCGACCGGCATGGTCTGGCCGCCCAGCGTCAAGGGCATCCTGGTCACCGAGGGTGTGCGCGGCGACGGCGGGGTGCTCAAGAACTCCGACGGCAAGCGCTTCATGTTCGACTACATCCCCGGCGTGTTCAAAGGCCAGTACGCGGAGTCCGAGGACGAGGCGGATCAGTGGCTCAAGGACAACGACTCGGCGCGTCGCACCCCCGACCTGCTACCCCGCGACGAGGTCGCCCGCGCGATCAACTCCGAGGTCAAGGCCGGCCGCGGCACCCCGCACGGCGGCGTCTACCTCGACATCGCCTCGCGGCTGACGCCCGAGCAGATCAAGAAGCGGCTGCCGTCGATGTACCACCAGTTCAAGGAACTGGCGGGGGTCGACATCACCGCCGAGCCGATGGAAGTCGGGCCCACCTGCCACTACGTGATGGGCGGGGTCGAGGTCGACGCCGACAGCGGTGCCGCCACGGTTCCGGGGCTGTTCGCCGCGGGCGAATGCTCCGGCGGAATGCACGGCTCGAACCGGCTGGGCGGTAACTCGCTGAGCGACCTGCTGGTCTTCGGCCGTCGCGCCGGCCTGGGTGCCGCGGACTACGTGCGGGCGCTGAGCGACCGGCCGAAGGTCGCCGAGGACGCGGTCGAGACGGCCGCCAAGCGGGCGCTGGCCCCGTTCGACAGCCCGAAGGACGGCAAGGCGGAGAATCCCTACACGCTGCAACTCGAGCTCCAGCAGTCGATGAACGAGCTGGTCGGCATCATCCGCAAGTCCGAAGAGATCTCCGAGGCTCTCGGTCGCCTCGACCAGCTCCGCGAACGGTTCAAGCACCTCCACGTCGACGGCGGCCGCGAGTACAACCCCGGCTGGAACCTGGCGCTGGACCTGCGCAACCTGCTGCTGGTCAGCGAGTGCGTCGCGAAGGCCGCGCTGGAGCGCACCGAAAGCCGCGGCGGCCACACCCGCGACGACCACCCGGGCATGGACCCGACCTGGCGCAAGGTGCTGCTGGTCTGCAGCGCCTCGGGTGACGACCCGATCGTTCCGGACGTCACGGTCACGCACAAAGACCAGATCCCGATGCGGTCCGATCTGCTCGAAGCGTTCGAGATCGCCGAGTTGGAGAAGTACTTCACCGACGAAGAGCTGGCCGACCACCCAGGACGGAGAGGCTGA
- a CDS encoding winged helix-turn-helix transcriptional regulator: protein MALPREYVAESCPIARTLEIVGERWTLLVIRDAFYGVRRFSDFRAHLDIPKAVLAERLSLLVDEGVLTKADRGEYALTPKGRRLWPTIWSLASWGNENYVDQPQRRSYRHAICGGAIRPDRVCASCGELPNVADLVLHPPRRPRERAVRTDPVSVGLRAPHRLLEPFDAG from the coding sequence GTGGCCCTACCCCGTGAGTACGTCGCCGAGAGTTGCCCGATCGCGCGGACCCTCGAGATCGTCGGCGAACGCTGGACACTTCTCGTCATTCGCGACGCCTTCTATGGTGTGCGCCGGTTCAGCGATTTCCGCGCCCATCTCGACATTCCGAAAGCCGTTCTTGCCGAACGACTCTCGCTACTGGTCGACGAAGGCGTGCTGACAAAGGCGGACCGGGGCGAATACGCGCTGACCCCGAAGGGCCGACGGCTGTGGCCGACGATCTGGTCGCTGGCCAGCTGGGGCAACGAGAACTACGTTGACCAGCCGCAGCGGCGCAGCTACCGCCACGCGATCTGCGGCGGGGCGATCCGCCCGGACCGCGTGTGCGCGTCGTGTGGCGAACTACCCAACGTCGCCGACCTCGTACTACACCCGCCCCGGCGGCCTCGAGAGCGCGCGGTTCGCACCGATCCCGTCAGCGTGGGCCTACGCGCTCCGCACCGACTGCTCGAGCCATTCGACGCGGGATGA
- a CDS encoding DUF302 domain-containing protein: MGFHREQHGMTRIDIDTGIPFDEFIAALERAAPPIDQSALGRIAADGGNWDDVRAAAAENAPHDLIRYAKIDLRGYFPIAGHRTPAVEYLIGNHVIAETMYGHDPKAMLYAPLRMLVYGDDAGNAVFTMDQPGPAFGSLGIDEVASVGVDLDRKVVNLLEVIGVDAAAAFA; this comes from the coding sequence ATGGGCTTCCATCGCGAGCAGCACGGCATGACCCGCATCGACATCGACACTGGAATTCCGTTCGATGAGTTCATCGCCGCACTCGAGCGGGCGGCGCCACCCATCGACCAGTCGGCGCTGGGGCGCATCGCCGCGGATGGCGGCAACTGGGACGATGTGCGCGCCGCGGCGGCGGAGAACGCGCCCCACGACCTGATCCGGTACGCCAAGATCGATCTGCGCGGGTATTTCCCGATAGCCGGTCATCGCACCCCGGCGGTCGAGTACCTGATCGGCAACCACGTCATCGCGGAGACCATGTACGGCCACGATCCGAAGGCCATGCTGTACGCGCCGCTGCGCATGCTGGTCTACGGCGACGACGCCGGCAACGCGGTCTTCACGATGGATCAGCCCGGCCCGGCGTTCGGCAGCCTGGGCATCGACGAGGTCGCGAGCGTCGGGGTGGATCTCGACCGCAAGGTGGTGAATCTGCTCGAGGTCATCGGCGTCGACGCGGCGGCGGCGTTCGCGTGA
- a CDS encoding GNAT family N-acetyltransferase has product MPTQVHTARLVHTADLESDARQRAHEMVCDAFGGDFTEADWDHALGGMHALVWHHGAIIAHGAVIQRRLVHRGAALRCGYVEAVAVREDWRGQGLAIAILDACEQVIRGGYQLGALSSSDRGRRLYALRGWLPWRGPTSVLAPTGPARTPDDDGSVFVFPLSTNLDPTAGLTCDWRDGDVW; this is encoded by the coding sequence GTGCCCACCCAGGTTCACACCGCCCGCCTGGTTCACACCGCCGACCTCGAAAGCGACGCGCGGCAGCGCGCGCACGAGATGGTCTGCGACGCGTTCGGCGGTGACTTCACCGAGGCCGACTGGGATCACGCGCTCGGCGGCATGCACGCCCTGGTCTGGCATCACGGCGCGATCATCGCGCACGGCGCCGTCATCCAGCGGCGGCTGGTCCACCGCGGGGCGGCGCTGCGCTGCGGCTACGTCGAAGCCGTTGCGGTGCGCGAAGATTGGCGCGGCCAGGGACTCGCAATCGCAATCCTCGACGCGTGCGAGCAGGTCATCCGCGGCGGGTATCAGCTGGGTGCGTTGAGTTCGTCGGACCGTGGCCGTCGGCTGTACGCACTACGCGGCTGGTTGCCCTGGCGCGGCCCGACCTCGGTGCTGGCGCCGACCGGACCGGCGCGTACACCCGACGACGACGGGTCGGTGTTCGTGTTCCCGCTCTCGACGAACCTCGACCCCACCGCCGGGCTGACGTGCGACTGGCGCGACGGCGACGTCTGGTAA
- a CDS encoding 5-oxoprolinase/urea amidolyase family protein, whose product MAVLEILQTGPLALVQDLGRPGYAHLGVTPSGAADRGAHTLSNRLLANPDDCATIEVTLGGLVARVRGGDVDIAVTGADTDARVDSTPFGANSIRHVQNGQVITLGTPQAGLRSYLAVRGGIDARPILGSRSHDVLSHIGPAQLRPGDELPIGAHTQQYPELDQAPVARITERLVELTVVPGPRDGWIADADALVRTDWTVSERSDRVGTRLAGRPLAHREPGRQLPSEGAVCGAIQLPPNGLPVILGPDHPVTGGYPVVGVIVDHDLDKVAQLRPGQPMRLRWSRPRALAAEQQNW is encoded by the coding sequence GTGGCCGTCCTCGAGATACTGCAGACCGGTCCGTTGGCCCTGGTGCAGGACCTCGGACGGCCCGGCTACGCGCACCTCGGCGTCACGCCGTCCGGAGCGGCCGACCGCGGCGCCCACACCCTGTCCAACCGCCTGCTGGCCAACCCCGACGACTGCGCCACCATCGAGGTGACCCTGGGCGGATTGGTAGCCCGGGTCCGCGGCGGCGACGTCGACATCGCGGTGACCGGCGCCGACACCGACGCCCGCGTCGACTCAACACCATTCGGCGCCAACAGCATTCGACATGTACAGAACGGTCAGGTGATCACGCTCGGCACTCCGCAGGCCGGGCTGCGCAGCTATCTTGCGGTCCGCGGCGGTATCGACGCGCGGCCGATCCTCGGTTCACGAAGCCACGACGTGCTCTCGCACATCGGCCCCGCACAGCTGCGACCCGGCGACGAATTGCCGATCGGCGCGCACACCCAGCAGTACCCCGAACTCGACCAGGCGCCGGTCGCGCGGATCACCGAGCGCCTCGTCGAACTCACCGTGGTGCCGGGCCCGCGCGACGGCTGGATCGCCGATGCCGACGCCCTGGTGCGCACCGACTGGACAGTGTCGGAGCGCAGCGACCGGGTGGGGACTCGATTGGCCGGGCGGCCGCTCGCACACCGCGAACCCGGCCGCCAACTGCCCAGCGAGGGCGCCGTGTGCGGGGCGATTCAGTTGCCGCCCAACGGATTACCGGTGATCCTCGGGCCCGACCACCCCGTCACCGGCGGCTACCCGGTGGTCGGGGTGATCGTCGACCACGACCTCGACAAGGTCGCCCAACTGCGGCCCGGCCAACCGATGAGGTTGCGATGGTCGCGCCCCAGAGCCCTAGCGGCGGAACAGCAGAACTGGTAG
- a CDS encoding 5-oxoprolinase subunit B family protein — protein MSVLDYGDRALLLQFDSTAEVLAWSAALRAATMPGVRDIVPAARTVLVTLDGPGRQGAIRRRIETLGVTVAADAAAPAEPLVIDVVYDGSDLDEVARLTGLTAADVVEAHTAGPWSVGFCGFAPGFAYLVGGDDRLAVPRRDEPRPAVPAGSVGLAGEFTGVYPRRSPGGWQLIGRTDAVLWDLDRSEPALLTPGTRVQFRAV, from the coding sequence GTGAGCGTTCTCGACTACGGGGATCGCGCGCTGCTGCTGCAATTCGACAGCACCGCAGAGGTTTTGGCGTGGTCCGCCGCCCTGCGTGCTGCCACGATGCCCGGCGTGCGCGACATCGTCCCGGCCGCCCGCACGGTACTGGTCACGCTCGACGGGCCCGGACGACAGGGGGCCATCCGCCGCCGCATCGAGACACTTGGGGTCACCGTCGCCGCCGACGCGGCGGCACCCGCCGAACCGTTGGTGATCGACGTCGTCTACGACGGCTCCGACCTCGACGAGGTGGCCCGGCTGACCGGCCTGACCGCCGCCGACGTGGTCGAGGCGCACACGGCCGGCCCGTGGAGTGTCGGATTCTGTGGATTCGCACCGGGTTTCGCCTACCTGGTCGGCGGCGACGATCGTCTGGCCGTGCCGCGCCGCGATGAACCCCGCCCCGCCGTACCCGCCGGGTCGGTCGGGCTGGCCGGCGAGTTCACCGGCGTCTATCCGCGGCGCTCCCCCGGCGGCTGGCAACTGATCGGCCGTACCGACGCGGTGCTCTGGGACCTCGACCGTTCCGAACCCGCGCTGCTGACCCCGGGCACCCGCGTGCAATTCCGGGCGGTGTGA